One window of Oscillibacter hominis genomic DNA carries:
- a CDS encoding dipeptide epimerase, whose amino-acid sequence MKITEIRLGMISVPLRVPFKTALRSVSSVEDVIVEIHIDTSAVGYGEAPPTGAITGDTTGGIIGALQDHIIKTLVGRDVDDFEDVMRALNKCIVKNTSAKAAADMALWDLYGQLYHVPVYKLLGGSRNKIVTDITISVNDPEEMARDAINAIERGYDCLKIKVGVSPELDVARLMAVRKAIGDKACIRIDANTAWTPKQAVKLLNQMQEKGLDIEFVEQPVKAHDFEGLKYVTERSYVPVMADESVFSPEDAVKIMQMGAADLVNIKLMKCGGLYNALKIASAAEVYGVECMVGCMLEAKVSVNAAVHLACAKQVITKIDLDGPVLCSEDPVQGGAVFNEKEITVSSEPGLGIQGIEGIRYLD is encoded by the coding sequence ATGAAAATTACAGAAATCCGTTTGGGCATGATCTCCGTACCCCTGCGTGTGCCGTTTAAGACGGCACTGCGCTCCGTTTCGAGTGTGGAGGACGTGATCGTGGAGATCCACATCGACACCAGCGCCGTGGGCTACGGCGAGGCGCCCCCCACGGGAGCGATTACCGGCGACACCACCGGCGGAATCATCGGCGCCCTTCAGGACCACATCATCAAAACCCTGGTGGGCCGGGATGTGGACGATTTTGAGGACGTGATGAGGGCTCTCAACAAATGCATCGTGAAAAATACCAGCGCCAAGGCGGCGGCGGACATGGCCTTGTGGGACCTGTACGGCCAGCTGTACCATGTGCCGGTTTACAAGCTTTTGGGCGGCAGCCGCAATAAGATCGTCACCGATATCACCATCAGCGTCAACGATCCTGAGGAGATGGCCAGGGACGCCATCAACGCCATCGAGCGGGGGTATGACTGCCTGAAGATCAAGGTGGGCGTCAGCCCCGAGCTGGACGTGGCCCGGCTGATGGCGGTCCGCAAGGCCATCGGGGACAAAGCATGCATCCGCATCGACGCCAACACTGCCTGGACGCCAAAGCAGGCGGTCAAGCTCCTCAACCAGATGCAGGAGAAGGGCCTGGACATTGAGTTCGTGGAGCAGCCAGTCAAGGCCCACGACTTTGAAGGCCTCAAATATGTGACGGAGCGCTCCTATGTGCCGGTCATGGCCGACGAGAGCGTGTTCTCCCCGGAGGACGCGGTGAAGATCATGCAGATGGGCGCCGCAGACTTGGTGAACATCAAGCTGATGAAGTGCGGCGGACTCTACAACGCGCTGAAGATCGCCTCCGCCGCCGAAGTCTACGGCGTGGAGTGCATGGTCGGATGCATGCTGGAGGCAAAGGTCAGCGTCAACGCGGCCGTACATCTGGCCTGTGCCAAGCAGGTCATCACCAAGATCGACCTGGACGGCCCGGTGCTGTGCAGCGAGGACCCGGTCCAGGGCGGCGCGGTGTTCAACGAAAAGGAGATCACCGTCTCCAGCGAGCCCGGCCTGGGCATCCAGGGCATTGAGGGCATCCGGTATCTGGACTGA
- the pepV gene encoding dipeptidase PepV, with protein sequence MELRDAVTQQQEELLKSLQESVRIRSVEEHDDSGFPYGEGVQRSLEHALATARRCGFETSDMDHQVGWCEYGSGEEMIAVLGHLDVVPEGDGWSVDPFGGEIRDGKIWGRGTMDDKGPVFAALYAMKALKESGLPLRRRIRLMFGTNEETGSADMKYYLGHGGELPLMGFTPDGEYPVINGEKGIVNVAFRKQYTQSGPVRLMRLSGGSAPNVVPAAASAELRCPREMAEELRRTAPEKVACTLTKEGVRIEAAGVGAHGSTPEQGENAIGRLMQTLRKLPLEGGLKEAVEFLAVKVGMETDGASLGIALYDEVSGGLTLNLGTIEGGEEELNLRINYRYPVTKRLEDCDPVLRRAFEEAGFQLTGQSHKKSLYVPEDSELIQALLKVYTRETGLEARPKSIGGGTYAKAIPNIVAFGPIFPGDEVREHKPDEFIEVEKLMKNAQIIAQALYELAK encoded by the coding sequence ATGGAACTGCGGGATGCGGTGACGCAACAGCAGGAAGAGCTGCTCAAAAGCCTACAGGAAAGTGTCCGGATTCGCAGCGTGGAGGAGCATGACGACAGCGGCTTCCCTTACGGGGAAGGTGTGCAGCGAAGCCTGGAACACGCCTTGGCCACGGCGCGGCGGTGCGGCTTTGAAACCAGCGACATGGATCACCAGGTGGGTTGGTGCGAATATGGAAGCGGTGAGGAAATGATCGCCGTCTTAGGCCATCTGGATGTGGTTCCCGAGGGGGACGGCTGGTCGGTGGATCCCTTTGGCGGGGAAATCCGGGACGGAAAAATCTGGGGACGGGGAACGATGGACGACAAGGGCCCGGTCTTTGCCGCCCTCTATGCCATGAAAGCGCTGAAGGAATCCGGACTTCCCCTGCGGCGCCGGATCCGGCTGATGTTCGGCACCAATGAGGAGACGGGCAGCGCCGATATGAAATACTACCTGGGCCACGGCGGCGAGCTGCCGCTGATGGGCTTTACCCCGGATGGCGAGTATCCGGTCATCAACGGGGAAAAGGGCATTGTCAATGTAGCTTTCCGCAAGCAGTACACCCAGAGTGGGCCGGTGCGCCTGATGCGGCTCAGCGGGGGTTCGGCGCCCAATGTGGTGCCCGCGGCGGCTTCGGCAGAGCTGCGCTGTCCCCGTGAGATGGCGGAAGAGCTGCGGCGCACCGCACCGGAAAAGGTTGCCTGCACCCTCACAAAAGAAGGCGTGCGGATCGAAGCGGCGGGCGTGGGCGCCCACGGCAGCACGCCCGAGCAGGGGGAAAACGCCATCGGCCGGCTGATGCAGACGCTCAGAAAGCTCCCGTTGGAAGGCGGTCTGAAGGAGGCGGTGGAATTCCTGGCCGTGAAAGTGGGTATGGAAACCGACGGAGCCTCTTTGGGAATCGCTCTCTACGACGAGGTCTCCGGAGGGCTGACTTTGAACTTAGGCACCATCGAGGGCGGGGAAGAGGAGCTGAACCTCCGGATCAACTACCGCTATCCCGTGACAAAACGGCTGGAGGACTGCGATCCGGTGCTCCGCAGGGCCTTTGAGGAGGCCGGCTTCCAGTTGACGGGTCAAAGCCATAAAAAGAGCCTCTATGTGCCCGAGGACAGTGAGCTCATCCAGGCGCTGCTGAAGGTCTATACCCGGGAAACGGGCCTGGAGGCCAGGCCCAAGAGCATCGGCGGCGGTACATACGCCAAGGCCATCCCCAACATCGTGGCCTTTGGCCCCATCTTCCCCGGTGACGAGGTGCGCGAGCACAAGCCCGACGAGTTCATCGAGGTGGAGAAGCTGATGAAGAACGCGCAGATTATCGCACAGGCACTGTACGAGTTGGCAAAATAA
- a CDS encoding DUF3870 domain-containing protein, with the protein MEHRETVYVTGESRTNIDNAITKVYGAFFIALEVELGSGEILNMDCTHTLDLTEKFLRKICVGRSLERDYDLLEEEVTRRYYGSSTRAVIAALKDANKRYIMVKEKLN; encoded by the coding sequence ATGGAGCATCGTGAGACGGTGTATGTGACTGGAGAGTCCAGAACCAATATCGACAATGCAATTACCAAGGTCTACGGCGCCTTTTTTATCGCTTTGGAAGTGGAGCTTGGAAGTGGGGAAATCCTGAATATGGACTGTACCCATACGCTGGATCTGACAGAGAAGTTTCTCAGAAAGATCTGTGTGGGCCGCTCTTTGGAACGGGATTATGACCTGTTGGAAGAGGAGGTTACCCGCCGGTATTACGGTTCCTCCACCCGCGCGGTGATTGCGGCACTGAAGGATGCCAACAAGCGGTACATCATGGTAAAAGAAAAACTGAACTGA
- the hslO gene encoding Hsp33 family molecular chaperone HslO: MGDQLIRAISKDGFVKASAVSTRELTERARQIHTLLPVATAALGRTLAAASMMGNALKVEGGSVTVQIKGGGPLGTILAVSDDLGNVRGYVQDPHVDLPLRPDGKLDVGTAVGMGGTITVIKDLRMKDPYVGSVALLGGEIAEDVAQYFVESEQIPTACGLGVLVERDQSVRAAGGYLIQLLPGAPEDVIAKVEGGILAAGPVTGLLDGEGDPESMLRAVMGDFEIEVLERSPIEYRCYCSRDRMERALISLGADELSGMLKEQGGVEMTCQFCDQVQRFSAAELQTLIDSIGARKK; the protein is encoded by the coding sequence GCCTCGGCGGTTTCCACCAGGGAGCTGACCGAACGGGCCCGTCAAATCCACACACTGCTGCCGGTGGCGACCGCGGCCCTGGGCCGCACGCTGGCGGCGGCTTCCATGATGGGCAACGCCCTGAAGGTGGAAGGCGGCAGCGTCACGGTACAGATCAAGGGCGGCGGCCCCCTTGGCACCATCCTGGCCGTTTCCGACGATCTGGGCAATGTCCGCGGCTACGTTCAGGATCCTCACGTTGACCTGCCGCTGCGGCCGGACGGGAAGCTGGACGTGGGGACCGCGGTGGGAATGGGCGGCACCATCACGGTCATCAAGGACCTTCGGATGAAAGACCCCTACGTGGGAAGCGTGGCACTCCTGGGCGGTGAGATCGCCGAGGATGTGGCCCAGTACTTTGTGGAGTCGGAACAGATTCCCACCGCCTGCGGCCTTGGCGTGCTGGTGGAACGGGATCAGAGCGTCCGTGCGGCGGGCGGTTATTTGATCCAGCTGCTGCCCGGGGCGCCTGAGGATGTCATTGCCAAAGTGGAAGGCGGTATTCTGGCCGCCGGGCCTGTCACCGGGCTTTTGGATGGGGAAGGGGATCCCGAATCCATGCTGCGCGCGGTGATGGGAGATTTTGAGATTGAGGTGCTGGAGCGCAGCCCCATCGAGTACCGCTGCTACTGCAGCCGGGACCGGATGGAGCGGGCGCTGATCAGCTTGGGAGCCGATGAATTGAGCGGCATGCTGAAAGAACAGGGCGGCGTGGAGATGACCTGCCAATTCTGCGATCAGGTGCAGCGTTTCAGCGCCGCTGAGCTTCAGACGCTGATCGACAGCATCGGGGCCAGAAAAAAATAA